The proteins below come from a single Chryseobacterium capnotolerans genomic window:
- a CDS encoding helix-turn-helix domain-containing protein: protein MGTTFINYLNEIRISYAARWLMEKNLTVFEIAFEAGFNNIANFNKVFKSIKKTTPTEFREQFKGVKKSNKYIFQDFLFSDLTFP, encoded by the coding sequence ATGGGGACAACGTTTATCAACTATCTCAATGAGATCAGAATAAGCTATGCGGCCCGCTGGCTGATGGAAAAGAATCTTACTGTTTTTGAAATTGCTTTTGAGGCTGGATTCAACAATATAGCGAACTTCAACAAAGTTTTTAAATCCATTAAAAAAACGACTCCTACCGAATTTAGGGAACAATTTAAAGGGGTAAAAAAATCGAATAAATATATTTTTCAAGATTTTCTTTTCAGTGATCTTACATTTCCATAA
- a CDS encoding AraC family ligand binding domain-containing protein, with the protein MNGLENILREITPLSPEDSFLVFDRIKESFDFPYHYHPEIEINFVYKGKGYRRMIGDHTGEIGDLELVLVGPNLPHCWANYKCKNRKTHEITVQFNQDFFNQSMMQKNILKPINNLMKDSIRGILFSTETAEKLKDSFLNLSKMNSFESFIEIMKILNELAVAEDKTLLSSYSIELETFDDNDKMKVIHDFVHKNFENKITLDKAASLVNMSNVTFNRFIKKEWGQRLSTISMRSE; encoded by the coding sequence ATGAACGGACTAGAAAATATTCTTAGAGAAATAACTCCACTATCTCCTGAAGACAGTTTTCTGGTATTTGACAGGATTAAGGAATCGTTTGATTTTCCCTATCACTATCATCCGGAAATTGAAATTAATTTCGTTTACAAAGGGAAGGGGTATCGTAGAATGATTGGAGATCATACTGGAGAGATCGGGGATCTGGAACTGGTGTTGGTAGGTCCTAATTTGCCTCATTGCTGGGCAAATTATAAATGTAAAAACAGGAAAACTCACGAAATTACTGTACAGTTTAATCAGGATTTCTTTAACCAATCCATGATGCAGAAAAATATCCTGAAACCGATCAATAATCTGATGAAAGATTCTATCAGAGGAATTCTATTTTCCACGGAGACTGCAGAAAAACTAAAAGATTCGTTTCTTAATCTATCTAAGATGAACAGTTTTGAATCTTTTATAGAAATTATGAAAATTCTCAATGAGTTGGCTGTTGCGGAAGACAAAACGCTTTTGTCATCCTACAGTATTGAACTTGAGACTTTTGATGATAATGATAAAATGAAGGTGATTCATGATTTTGTTCATAAAAATTTTGAAAATAAAATAACGCTGGACAAGGCTGCTTCATTGGTGAACATGAGTAATGTGACATTCAATAGATTTATTAAAAAAGAATGGGGACAACGTTTATCAACTATCTCAATGAGATCAGAATAA
- a CDS encoding OsmC family protein translates to MRRNATAVWNGTIKEGKGHITTQSTTLNQTQYSFSSRFEDGVGTNPEELLAAAHAGCFTMKLSAELSQAGYTPEELTTKSVITLDPSIGKITKSELTLTAKVPGISEEEFQKYAKIAEEGCPVSAAFNFEITLNATLA, encoded by the coding sequence ATGAGACGTAATGCAACAGCCGTTTGGAACGGTACTATTAAAGAAGGAAAAGGGCATATCACGACACAAAGCACTACTTTAAACCAAACACAATATTCTTTTAGCAGCCGCTTTGAGGATGGTGTAGGAACCAATCCTGAAGAGTTATTGGCTGCTGCCCATGCAGGATGTTTTACGATGAAATTAAGCGCTGAACTTTCACAAGCAGGCTACACTCCTGAAGAGCTAACCACCAAATCAGTCATCACTCTTGATCCAAGCATTGGAAAAATTACAAAATCTGAACTCACCCTTACCGCAAAAGTTCCCGGAATTTCTGAGGAAGAGTTTCAGAAATACGCAAAGATTGCAGAAGAAGGATGCCCTGTGAGTGCAGCATTTAACTTTGAAATTACACTCAATGCTACTTTAGCATAA
- a CDS encoding TetR/AcrR family transcriptional regulator — MSKAEKTKQFIIEKTATLFNTKGYSATSLSDITQATGLTKGSIYGNFENKDQVAIEVYKYNAGLLSKVMNHSLGDQYPTSTDKLHAFVSFYRKNWRSVFSNGGCPLMNAATEADDSFPALKQYVQKSFTLWTERIAAVIIQGQKNNELNASIDPDEYASLFIMLIEGGILLSKTMDDERFLNQALDKVKEMIDHELTILPS; from the coding sequence ATGTCAAAGGCAGAAAAGACAAAACAATTTATCATTGAGAAAACGGCTACTTTGTTCAATACAAAGGGCTATAGCGCTACTTCTTTGTCAGACATTACCCAGGCAACCGGACTCACCAAAGGAAGCATCTATGGAAATTTTGAAAATAAGGATCAGGTAGCTATTGAAGTATATAAGTATAATGCAGGATTACTGAGCAAAGTAATGAATCATTCGCTAGGAGATCAATACCCAACCTCAACCGATAAGCTTCACGCTTTTGTATCGTTTTACAGAAAAAACTGGCGCTCTGTTTTTTCAAATGGAGGATGCCCGCTAATGAATGCAGCTACAGAGGCTGATGATTCTTTCCCTGCCCTTAAGCAGTATGTTCAAAAATCCTTTACATTATGGACGGAAAGAATAGCAGCAGTGATTATTCAAGGGCAGAAAAACAACGAGTTAAATGCCTCTATAGATCCTGATGAATATGCCTCTCTATTTATCATGCTTATTGAAGGAGGCATCTTACTTTCAAAAACAATGGATGATGAACGATTTCTGAATCAGGCGCTGGACAAAGTCAAAGAGATGATCGATCATGAACTCACCATTCTTCCATCATAA
- a CDS encoding acetyl-CoA C-acetyltransferase, which yields METKKVAIVGYNRIPFARMNTAYAEKGNQDLLLSALNGLIDRYQLQGQLLGEVAGGAVIKHISESNLIRETVMNTSLNPATPACDLQQACDTGIEAAIYIGNKIALGQIESGIACGVEAMSNIPFESSPRLRKALLKANKEKSAFGKLKQLLSPKLKDWMPIPYKGQEPKTGLVMGEHTEITAKYYQISRKDQDELAFKSHQNMAKAYDEGFFDDMITPAYGLDKDNNLRRDTSLEKLSQLKPAFDKQNGTLTAGNSTPFTDGASAILLASEDWSKANNLPVLAYITFSELAGIEYVENQQNLLLAPVFAAERMLKKAGMNLEDFDYYEIHEAFAAQVLATIKIWENDDLAKQFGLEKALGKIDRSRLNVKGGSLAAAHPFAATGGRIIATLAKLLNEKESGKGFISICAARGQGVTMILEK from the coding sequence ATGGAAACAAAAAAAGTGGCTATTGTAGGATACAACAGAATCCCATTTGCCAGAATGAATACCGCCTATGCAGAAAAGGGCAATCAAGATCTTTTACTATCTGCTCTGAACGGATTGATAGATCGCTATCAATTACAGGGGCAATTACTCGGAGAAGTAGCCGGCGGTGCTGTCATCAAACACATATCAGAAAGCAACCTCATCAGAGAAACCGTCATGAATACCTCATTGAATCCTGCCACTCCTGCCTGTGATCTTCAACAGGCTTGTGATACAGGAATTGAAGCGGCAATTTACATTGGGAATAAAATCGCTCTTGGACAAATAGAATCTGGTATCGCCTGTGGTGTGGAAGCCATGAGCAATATTCCTTTTGAATCTTCTCCCCGATTGAGAAAAGCTCTTTTAAAAGCCAATAAAGAGAAATCTGCATTTGGAAAACTCAAGCAGTTATTAAGTCCAAAACTGAAAGACTGGATGCCTATTCCTTACAAAGGACAGGAACCCAAAACAGGTCTTGTAATGGGTGAACATACTGAAATAACCGCAAAATACTATCAGATTTCAAGGAAAGATCAGGATGAACTGGCATTTAAAAGTCATCAAAACATGGCAAAGGCTTATGATGAAGGATTCTTTGATGATATGATTACACCTGCATATGGTCTGGATAAAGACAATAATCTACGCCGCGATACCAGCCTTGAAAAGCTATCTCAATTAAAACCGGCTTTTGATAAACAAAATGGAACTTTAACAGCTGGGAATTCCACTCCTTTTACAGATGGCGCTTCTGCTATCTTATTAGCCAGTGAAGACTGGTCAAAAGCCAATAATCTTCCTGTTCTGGCTTATATCACATTTTCAGAACTTGCCGGAATAGAATATGTTGAAAACCAGCAGAATTTATTATTAGCACCCGTCTTCGCTGCAGAAAGAATGTTGAAAAAAGCAGGAATGAACCTGGAAGACTTTGATTATTATGAAATTCATGAAGCTTTTGCCGCTCAGGTACTGGCTACCATTAAAATCTGGGAAAATGATGATCTTGCTAAACAGTTCGGATTGGAAAAAGCTCTTGGGAAGATAGACAGAAGCAGACTCAATGTAAAAGGCGGAAGTCTGGCAGCTGCGCACCCTTTTGCTGCAACAGGAGGAAGAATCATAGCTACCTTAGCCAAACTATTGAATGAAAAAGAAAGCGGAAAAGGCTTTATTTCTATCTGTGCGGCTCGTGGACAAGGCGTAACAATGATCTTAGAAAAGTAG
- the fabF gene encoding beta-ketoacyl-ACP synthase II, with protein sequence MKRVVITGLGAVTPLGNNVEDFWHNSINGASGAGLITHFDSEKFKVHFACEVKGFDPKLHLTHNEIKRSDLFTQYAMYASAEAIQDSGLDLENMDPFDTGVIWGTGQGGMWTFEKEVMDFAHGDGTPRFNPFFVPKFIANMASGMISMKYGLQGINYTTVSACATGNTALMDAFNYIRLGKAKVIISGGSEAAITPASIGGFSIMKAMSTRNDNFATASRPYDADRDGFVMGEGAGALVLEEYEHAIARGATIYAELAGAAMTADAYHMTAPHPEGVGAIKAMHLAVKEAGANIEDIDYINPHATSTPLGDLIELKAINNAFKGSKNLDISATKSMTGHLLGAAGAVEAILSIKAIQNGIIPPTINLHSIDESIPKDINIVFGEAKEKEINFALSNAFGFGGHNATLVFKKFS encoded by the coding sequence ATGAAAAGAGTTGTCATTACAGGATTGGGCGCAGTGACACCCTTGGGAAATAATGTCGAAGATTTTTGGCACAACAGTATTAACGGAGCCAGCGGAGCTGGGTTAATCACTCATTTCGATTCAGAAAAATTTAAGGTACACTTTGCTTGTGAGGTAAAAGGCTTTGATCCAAAGCTGCACCTTACCCACAACGAAATCAAAAGAAGTGATCTTTTTACACAATATGCTATGTACGCTTCAGCAGAAGCAATACAGGATTCTGGTCTAGACCTTGAAAATATGGATCCTTTTGATACCGGAGTAATCTGGGGAACAGGACAGGGCGGAATGTGGACTTTTGAAAAGGAAGTAATGGATTTTGCTCATGGTGATGGTACTCCTCGTTTTAATCCTTTCTTTGTTCCTAAGTTTATTGCCAATATGGCTTCAGGAATGATCTCCATGAAATATGGCCTTCAAGGGATCAATTATACAACAGTTTCTGCCTGTGCAACAGGAAATACAGCATTGATGGATGCTTTCAACTACATCCGTCTCGGAAAAGCAAAAGTAATCATCAGCGGTGGTTCTGAAGCAGCTATTACTCCGGCTTCAATAGGAGGTTTCTCTATTATGAAGGCTATGTCTACCAGAAACGATAATTTTGCAACTGCCAGCCGTCCTTATGATGCAGACAGAGATGGTTTTGTAATGGGTGAAGGTGCAGGAGCCCTAGTTCTTGAAGAATACGAACATGCAATAGCAAGAGGAGCAACAATCTATGCTGAATTAGCCGGCGCAGCTATGACGGCAGATGCTTATCATATGACTGCACCTCATCCGGAAGGTGTGGGAGCCATCAAAGCAATGCATTTAGCCGTAAAAGAAGCTGGTGCCAATATAGAGGATATTGATTATATTAACCCACATGCTACTTCTACTCCACTGGGAGATCTGATTGAGCTAAAAGCTATCAATAATGCATTCAAAGGGAGTAAAAACCTTGATATCAGTGCCACAAAGTCAATGACTGGCCACTTACTAGGTGCTGCCGGAGCCGTTGAAGCGATCCTTTCTATTAAGGCTATTCAAAACGGTATTATTCCACCAACAATCAACCTTCACAGCATTGATGAGAGCATTCCGAAAGATATTAATATTGTATTCGGAGAGGCTAAAGAAAAAGAAATCAATTTTGCATTGAGTAATGCATTTGGTTTCGGAGGACACAATGCCACTTTAGTATTCAAAAAGTTCAGCTAG
- a CDS encoding murein L,D-transpeptidase catalytic domain family protein, which yields MKGFYGVIGLFYMVTTSFYISPRAMVKNENVNITKTERVTDTKSENTTTAVSSSEALYQSIEFDPEHELNYEVFSKALTGFENLKKAGLLTDESHLLTVCDFSMSSNTKRLWVIDLNDKKVLFNSLVAHGKNTGEEFATNFSNTESSRQSSMGFYITDATYQGDNGYSLRLLGMDKGFNDAAYKRAIVMHGADYVSDAFAAVHKRIGRSWGCPAIPRELSQSMINTIKGRNLLFIYYPDQNYLSSSEWLKA from the coding sequence ATGAAAGGATTTTATGGCGTAATAGGCCTTTTTTACATGGTGACGACTTCATTCTACATTTCTCCAAGAGCAATGGTAAAGAATGAAAACGTCAACATAACAAAGACAGAAAGAGTAACTGACACGAAATCTGAGAATACTACTACGGCAGTATCTTCTTCAGAAGCACTATACCAATCCATCGAATTTGATCCTGAACATGAATTGAACTATGAAGTGTTTTCTAAAGCATTAACAGGATTTGAAAACCTAAAGAAAGCAGGATTACTTACTGACGAGTCGCATCTATTAACTGTTTGCGATTTTTCTATGTCTTCCAATACCAAAAGACTTTGGGTAATTGATTTGAATGATAAAAAAGTATTGTTCAACTCACTGGTAGCTCATGGTAAAAATACAGGCGAAGAATTTGCCACGAATTTTTCTAATACGGAAAGTTCGCGACAGAGCAGCATGGGATTTTATATCACAGATGCAACCTATCAGGGAGATAACGGATACTCGTTGAGATTATTAGGAATGGATAAAGGATTCAATGATGCGGCGTATAAAAGAGCGATCGTAATGCACGGAGCAGATTATGTAAGTGACGCATTTGCAGCAGTGCATAAAAGAATCGGAAGAAGCTGGGGCTGCCCTGCAATCCCTAGAGAACTGTCACAATCCATGATTAATACGATAAAAGGTAGAAATTTATTATTTATCTATTATCCTGATCAGAATTATCTTTCCTCTTCGGAGTGGTTAAAAGCATAA
- the msrB gene encoding peptide-methionine (R)-S-oxide reductase MsrB: MENTEAKNNPYYSRTDTTKLNISNDEWKKILAPDLYAIGREAATERAFTGKYNDFDELGDYYCAVCGNHLFRSTSKFSSSCGWPSFFEADKEGVYYKRDTTYGMERVEVLCKRCDSHLGHVFDDGPKPTGLRYCMNSISLEFVGDSQK, translated from the coding sequence ATGGAAAATACAGAAGCAAAAAACAATCCATATTACTCAAGAACCGATACTACAAAGCTGAATATCTCCAATGATGAATGGAAGAAGATTCTGGCTCCCGATCTTTATGCAATCGGAAGAGAAGCGGCTACAGAAAGAGCTTTTACCGGAAAATATAATGATTTTGATGAGTTAGGAGACTATTATTGTGCTGTTTGTGGGAACCATTTATTCCGTTCCACTTCAAAATTTTCAAGCAGCTGCGGATGGCCAAGTTTCTTTGAGGCTGATAAAGAAGGAGTTTATTATAAAAGAGATACTACCTATGGAATGGAAAGAGTAGAAGTGCTTTGTAAGAGATGTGATTCTCATTTAGGACATGTGTTTGATGATGGTCCAAAGCCTACAGGGTTGAGATATTGCATGAATTCTATCAGTCTGGAATTCGTAGGAGATTCGCAAAAATAA
- a CDS encoding quinone-dependent dihydroorotate dehydrogenase, with translation MYKSLIRPILFKFDPEEVHHFTFSMLKNFGFLTKLFFPKPIEDKRLEREVFGLKFKNPVGLAAGFDKNAVLFNELGDLGFGFVEIGTVTPRAQAGNPKKRLFRLIEDGGIINRMGFNNDGLHAAIEKLKSNKGKIIIGGNIGKNTDTQPENYTQDYLDCFEGLHPHVDYFVLNVSCPNVGSHAKLEDVEYLRELITEVKKINQSKSVQKPILLKIAPDLNNTQLDEIVDLIAETKIDGVIVSNTSVNREGLKTSPEVLEQIGNGGLSGKPIRERSTKMIKYLSDKSNRAFPIIGVGGIHSAKDAIEKLDAGASLVQLYTGFIYEGPELINEINKEILKRAGRLPR, from the coding sequence ATGTACAAATCGCTCATTCGTCCGATTCTTTTCAAATTTGATCCTGAAGAAGTACATCACTTTACTTTTTCAATGCTAAAGAATTTTGGATTTCTTACTAAATTATTTTTCCCAAAACCTATTGAAGACAAACGTCTGGAGAGAGAAGTTTTCGGATTGAAATTTAAAAATCCTGTAGGACTGGCTGCCGGTTTTGATAAAAATGCTGTCTTGTTCAACGAATTGGGAGACTTAGGGTTCGGATTTGTAGAAATTGGAACGGTAACTCCAAGAGCACAGGCAGGAAATCCTAAGAAAAGATTATTCCGACTTATTGAAGATGGTGGAATCATCAACAGAATGGGATTCAACAATGATGGTCTTCATGCTGCAATCGAAAAGCTGAAATCTAACAAAGGGAAAATCATCATCGGTGGAAACATCGGAAAAAATACAGATACACAACCTGAAAACTATACCCAGGATTACCTGGACTGTTTTGAAGGGCTACATCCTCATGTAGATTATTTTGTTCTGAATGTAAGCTGCCCGAATGTAGGAAGCCATGCCAAACTGGAAGATGTAGAATATCTTCGTGAGCTGATTACAGAAGTAAAGAAAATCAATCAGTCAAAATCTGTACAGAAACCTATATTACTGAAAATTGCTCCGGATCTTAATAACACTCAGTTAGATGAAATTGTTGATCTGATTGCAGAAACTAAAATAGATGGTGTGATTGTTTCCAATACCTCTGTCAACAGAGAAGGATTAAAGACATCTCCTGAAGTTCTGGAACAAATCGGAAACGGAGGATTAAGCGGAAAGCCAATTCGTGAGAGAAGTACAAAAATGATCAAATATCTTTCGGATAAAAGTAACAGGGCATTCCCAATCATTGGAGTAGGAGGAATTCACTCAGCGAAAGATGCTATTGAAAAACTAGATGCTGGAGCAAGCCTGGTTCAGTTATACACCGGATTTATTTATGAAGGCCCGGAACTGATTAATGAAATCAACAAAGAGATTTTAAAAAGAGCAGGCAGATTGCCAAGATAA
- a CDS encoding pseudouridine synthase, which yields MLEILYRDEHIIAINKPSGLLVHKSFYAGEADTYAIQELKKQIGQKVYPVHRLDRKTSGVLLFTLDKDTLRIMSEQFASREVEKKYLAILRGWAKEEETIDYDLVNENEVKQNAVTYYQRLQTSEIDLPFLKHQTSRYCLVEAIPETGRFHQLRKHFKHILHPILGCRKHGCNKQNKLWLQTFGINKMTLHAHQLIFNHPISNERITVNATIDEEFKRVGDILKFDLSSYS from the coding sequence ATGTTAGAAATTCTTTATCGGGACGAGCATATTATTGCGATCAATAAACCCAGTGGATTATTAGTTCACAAATCCTTCTATGCTGGTGAAGCCGATACGTATGCTATTCAGGAACTGAAGAAACAAATTGGACAAAAAGTGTATCCTGTACATCGGTTAGACCGGAAAACTTCAGGGGTTTTGCTGTTTACTTTAGATAAAGATACGCTCAGAATTATGAGCGAACAGTTTGCATCACGCGAAGTAGAGAAGAAATATCTTGCCATTCTTAGGGGTTGGGCAAAAGAAGAAGAAACCATCGATTACGATTTAGTTAATGAAAATGAAGTCAAGCAAAATGCGGTCACATACTACCAGCGTTTGCAGACTTCGGAAATCGATTTACCTTTTTTAAAACATCAGACTTCGAGATATTGTTTGGTAGAAGCCATTCCTGAAACAGGAAGATTTCATCAGCTGAGAAAACATTTTAAACATATTCTGCATCCAATTTTGGGCTGTCGCAAGCATGGCTGCAATAAGCAGAATAAGTTGTGGCTTCAAACATTTGGTATTAATAAAATGACACTTCATGCTCATCAATTAATTTTTAATCATCCTATTTCTAACGAAAGAATTACAGTAAATGCCACTATAGATGAAGAGTTCAAAAGAGTAGGAGATATACTGAAATTTGATTTGAGCTCCTATTCTTAA